One segment of Polaribacter huanghezhanensis DNA contains the following:
- a CDS encoding OmpH family outer membrane protein yields MKNRITLIIATFFICLTISAQTKVGTVDREYIIAKMPQLKTVQERIKNYGAKLDSINTIKIAKYDATVKVFNDNIKTLPEADKKTKFAEISKLKQEITQFQKNGTTMMQLRRNEFMRPLYQKVNELIEGIAKEKGYTQILTVTGNNFAYIDTKHDITKLVLDKLGIKE; encoded by the coding sequence ATGAAAAATAGAATTACGTTAATCATTGCCACTTTTTTTATTTGCTTAACAATATCTGCACAAACAAAAGTTGGAACTGTTGATAGAGAATACATCATTGCAAAAATGCCGCAACTAAAAACGGTGCAAGAACGTATTAAAAATTACGGGGCAAAATTAGACTCTATAAATACAATAAAAATTGCAAAATACGATGCAACTGTAAAAGTATTTAATGACAATATAAAAACCTTACCTGAAGCAGATAAAAAAACAAAGTTTGCAGAAATATCAAAACTAAAACAAGAGATTACTCAGTTTCAAAAAAACGGAACTACGATGATGCAATTGAGAAGAAATGAATTTATGAGACCTTTGTATCAGAAAGTTAATGAATTAATTGAAGGAATTGCGAAAGAAAAAGGATACACACAAATTTTAACTGTAACAGGTAATAATTTTGCGTACATAGACACAAAACACGATATCACTAAATTGGTTTTAGATAAATTAGGAATTAAAGAATAA
- a CDS encoding C1 family peptidase: MKKFSLIVFLMLLSTTCYAQEFVTGLEFSQEKYENVTETVPLITRSVTAVPRNYSLKSYTPTPGNQGQQPSCVGWASGYGARTIANAVKNGWANNTAKINQNTYSPAFVYNLIKFKNDTNCKRGSYIADAMKLLNTYGVLELKDFSYDQTNCVKNPSSYGLQKAKQNTILTYERLAKWDNPSNLVGKVKKAIANKNPVVIGMQVSSTFFKAKGYWNGIHTSKPGGHAMVAIGYDDDKYGGAFELLNSWGTNWGNNGYIWVRYDDFKKNTKTAYVLVDKSSKPTVIVSPDDNDDIVTDNPNILAGEMTLKLGNGENMTPILAKGASRNFNVVKASEATYRIAKSYGSGTQFRIYLKSKQKGYLYLIGYGSADKSVNKLYPFENFSDYFNYVDSEIALPNEDYFIEFDSNPGRDILCVLYSKEKLDIDKIVSITRYGSGDFVSRVKKALQSKIYKGSDIKFDSNKIAFATKSSNTTAKIVPLFIEMNHQ; the protein is encoded by the coding sequence ATGAAAAAGTTTTCACTTATTGTGTTTTTAATGCTTCTAAGCACAACATGCTATGCACAAGAATTTGTTACCGGTTTAGAATTTAGTCAAGAAAAATACGAAAATGTTACAGAAACAGTTCCGTTAATTACAAGAAGTGTAACTGCTGTACCAAGAAACTATAGCCTTAAATCCTATACTCCAACACCAGGAAATCAAGGACAACAACCATCTTGTGTTGGTTGGGCAAGTGGTTATGGAGCAAGAACAATTGCCAATGCTGTAAAAAATGGTTGGGCAAATAATACTGCAAAAATCAATCAAAATACCTATTCACCTGCATTTGTTTACAACTTAATTAAATTTAAAAATGATACAAATTGTAAACGCGGATCTTATATTGCAGATGCAATGAAATTGCTAAATACTTATGGCGTTTTAGAATTAAAAGATTTTAGTTACGATCAAACTAACTGTGTTAAAAACCCATCTAGCTATGGTTTGCAAAAAGCAAAACAAAATACCATTTTAACTTACGAAAGGTTAGCAAAATGGGACAATCCTTCTAATTTAGTAGGAAAAGTAAAAAAAGCAATCGCAAATAAAAATCCAGTTGTTATTGGAATGCAAGTTTCTTCTACATTCTTTAAAGCAAAAGGATATTGGAACGGAATCCATACAAGCAAACCTGGTGGACATGCAATGGTGGCTATTGGCTATGATGATGATAAATATGGCGGCGCTTTTGAATTGTTAAACTCTTGGGGAACAAATTGGGGAAACAACGGATACATTTGGGTGCGGTATGATGATTTTAAAAAAAACACCAAAACAGCTTATGTTTTAGTTGATAAAAGCTCAAAACCTACAGTTATTGTATCTCCAGATGATAATGATGATATTGTTACCGATAATCCTAATATTTTAGCTGGAGAAATGACATTAAAATTAGGAAATGGCGAAAATATGACTCCGATTTTAGCCAAAGGAGCTTCCAGAAATTTTAATGTTGTAAAAGCTTCAGAAGCAACTTATAGAATTGCTAAAAGTTATGGTTCTGGAACTCAATTTAGAATTTACTTAAAAAGTAAACAAAAAGGTTATCTATATTTAATTGGCTATGGCTCTGCAGATAAATCTGTAAATAAATTATATCCTTTTGAAAATTTTAGCGACTATTTTAACTACGTAGATAGTGAAATAGCACTACCAAACGAAGATTACTTTATAGAATTTGATTCTAATCCAGGTAGAGACATCCTTTGTGTTTTATACAGCAAAGAAAAATTAGACATTGACAAAATTGTAAGCATTACAAGATACGGGTCTGGAGACTTTGTTTCTAGAGTTAAAAAAGCACTACAATCTAAAATATATAAAGGATCTGATATTAAATTTGATAGTAATAAAATTGCTTTTGCAACAAAATCATCAAATACCACTGCTAAAATTGTACCTCTCTTTATAGAAATGAATCACCAATAA
- a CDS encoding ion transporter translates to MKNQKPTTSWKHQIHEIIYEADTKAGKIFDVILLVVIIASVLLVMLESVTSIDVKYHDILNISEWIITILFTIEYILRLVSIKKPLKYVFSFYGIIDLLSTLPKYLSFVLVGSHSLVALRALRLLRIFRILKLARYIGASNKLLIALRASKAKIAVFIFFIVIICTILGTLMYMIEGEENGFTSIPTSVYWAIVTLTTVGFGDIAPQTPLGQLIASVIMILGYGIIAIPTGIVSSEMTKMDSINTNTQSCPNCLADKHKDKAEFCYKCGSKIF, encoded by the coding sequence TTGAAAAATCAAAAACCTACCACTTCTTGGAAACATCAAATTCATGAAATTATTTATGAAGCTGATACAAAAGCAGGTAAAATTTTTGATGTAATACTTCTTGTTGTTATTATTGCAAGTGTTTTATTGGTCATGCTAGAAAGTGTTACTAGCATAGATGTTAAATATCACGACATCCTAAATATCTCTGAATGGATTATTACAATCTTATTTACCATCGAGTATATTTTACGATTGGTTTCTATAAAAAAACCCTTAAAATATGTGTTTAGCTTTTACGGAATTATAGATTTGTTATCTACACTTCCCAAGTATTTATCTTTTGTGCTTGTTGGTTCTCACAGCCTTGTTGCATTAAGAGCTTTACGTTTGTTAAGAATTTTTAGAATTTTAAAACTTGCCAGATATATTGGGGCATCAAATAAATTGTTAATTGCTTTAAGAGCAAGTAAAGCTAAGATTGCCGTTTTTATTTTTTTTATTGTGATTATTTGCACCATTTTAGGAACTTTAATGTACATGATTGAAGGAGAAGAAAACGGATTTACAAGTATTCCTACAAGTGTGTATTGGGCTATTGTAACGTTAACAACTGTTGGTTTTGGGGATATTGCACCTCAAACTCCATTAGGACAATTAATTGCTAGTGTTATTATGATTCTAGGATACGGAATTATTGCCATCCCAACAGGAATTGTAAGTTCAGAAATGACTAAAATGGATAGCATAAACACCAATACACAATCATGTCCAAATTGTTTAGCCGATAAACATAAAGACAAGGCTGAGTTTTGCTATAAATGTGGAAGTAAAATTTTCTAA
- a CDS encoding caspase family protein — protein MKTKHLFLAFFLSTFAFIANAQLTGSVILEDNFTSNKNNWAESSDNSATLEIKNNRYYFEHKRKSGGWSSTKVVDINTNKDFEIEAQFLKISGISNHGYGFVFGRKDSNNQFVFKITAGGSYSIDQYIGGKFTALKGWTKSDHIKTGNYAYNTLKIKKENGFIKFYVNDRYLTLFTYKPFFGNRLGFVIYNDQKIAVNNLSAKYINGGNNNNVTTTTTTTGSNILNDDFSSNKNSWAESSDSSSKLEVRNGKYYFEHKRDSGGWSSTKVIDINTSKDFEIEAKFLKISGIKNNGYGFVFGRKDGNNQFVFTVTANGSYSIDQYVDGKYTAIKDWTKSSYINTGNNAYNTLKIKKERGFIKFYVNDRYLTLYTHKPFMGNRFGFIAYNDQSIAIDDLNIKYINQNDNNDNVVVANGEKVLIDYFTNNNNNWPTTNSSGNTIMSVANSYYSFEHLKESGGWAVNIPKTIDTSRDFEISTAIKKINGVTNISYGFQWGKEGKNSFRFYLTGNGYYKIARVVDDKEELIKKFTKSSAIKTGNGALNTLKIRKESDQYKFYINNTFVAQTDFESFFGHRLGFVVFNKQKIGVDNITIKYLKKSKNTIVTSNTLKVPLNESFTSNTNGWNLSDDTNIKTRISNGKLYIKSNNEKGGVFISKKVGIDTSRDFIIETSLTRLTSSSTGSIAFAFGRQNNTNEFDLFLSKEGSYLFRKLENDVSNKLIPWTESAALNKETYQPNKIKIVKTNNLLRIYINDQYVNEAPYSKFFGDYIGFSVYNKQEISVNYLNVTYPSSSFNTPPEVVITEPVVERGFKIVKTKKILVRGKATDKDGIYEVTINGVDATVKEDGTFTANVPLKFGTNDLIVKATDLKQASSTKTFTIKRKSPDVVDVKDDVIVVNNNNINNGFGEYYALLIGVSDYGDGAITDLGGLPTKDAQDLGNVLINKYSFKKENVVILNNSPKANDIIKEFSKLKKKVTDRDNLLVFYAGHGIYDEISGLGAWLPSDADMEYELNLISNSQVVDFLKSIRSKHTLLISDACFSGSIFRQVRSFEKSPKSIQKKFELTSRKAITSGTLKTVPNKSMFLKYLLKRLETNPSNYLSARQLFDRIEEPVMNNSPNTPQYGTIYGIGDEGGDFIFVKKE, from the coding sequence ATGAAAACTAAACACTTATTCTTAGCTTTCTTTTTATCAACATTTGCTTTTATTGCCAATGCGCAACTAACAGGTAGTGTAATTCTAGAAGATAATTTTACATCAAACAAAAACAATTGGGCAGAATCATCTGACAATAGCGCAACTTTAGAGATAAAAAATAATCGATATTATTTTGAACACAAAAGAAAATCTGGTGGTTGGTCTAGTACAAAGGTTGTTGATATCAATACCAATAAGGATTTTGAAATTGAAGCTCAATTTTTAAAAATTAGTGGTATTAGTAACCATGGATATGGCTTTGTTTTTGGCAGAAAAGATAGCAACAATCAATTTGTATTTAAAATAACGGCAGGAGGTTCTTATTCAATAGATCAATATATTGGTGGTAAATTTACAGCATTAAAAGGATGGACAAAATCTGACCATATAAAAACTGGTAATTATGCTTACAATACTTTAAAAATAAAAAAGGAAAATGGATTTATTAAGTTTTATGTAAATGATAGATACCTAACACTTTTTACATACAAACCTTTTTTTGGCAATCGTCTTGGTTTTGTTATTTACAATGATCAAAAAATTGCTGTAAACAACTTAAGCGCAAAATACATCAATGGAGGTAATAATAACAATGTAACTACTACAACCACAACAACAGGTAGCAATATTTTAAATGATGATTTTTCTTCAAATAAAAATAGTTGGGCAGAATCTTCAGATAGTAGCTCAAAATTAGAAGTACGTAATGGTAAATATTATTTTGAACATAAAAGAGATTCTGGTGGTTGGTCTAGTACAAAAGTTATTGATATTAACACGAGTAAAGATTTTGAAATTGAAGCTAAATTTTTAAAAATTAGCGGAATTAAGAACAATGGTTACGGTTTTGTTTTTGGTAGAAAAGATGGGAATAATCAATTTGTTTTTACAGTAACTGCAAACGGTTCTTACTCAATAGATCAATATGTAGACGGAAAATACACTGCAATAAAAGATTGGACAAAATCTTCCTATATAAATACTGGAAATAACGCCTACAACACTTTAAAAATAAAAAAAGAAAGAGGTTTTATTAAGTTTTATGTTAACGACAGGTACTTAACCTTGTATACACACAAACCGTTTATGGGAAATCGTTTTGGGTTTATTGCTTATAACGATCAAAGTATTGCCATCGACGATTTAAACATAAAATATATAAATCAAAACGACAACAATGACAATGTAGTTGTTGCTAACGGAGAAAAAGTCTTAATAGATTATTTTACAAACAACAATAACAATTGGCCAACAACCAACTCTAGTGGAAACACAATTATGAGTGTTGCGAATAGCTATTATAGTTTTGAACATCTAAAAGAATCTGGTGGTTGGGCTGTTAATATTCCTAAAACCATAGATACTTCAAGAGATTTTGAAATTAGCACTGCAATTAAAAAAATTAATGGAGTTACTAATATTTCCTACGGATTTCAATGGGGTAAAGAAGGCAAAAATAGCTTTCGCTTTTATCTTACTGGAAACGGATATTATAAAATTGCGCGTGTTGTAGATGATAAAGAAGAACTGATTAAAAAATTTACTAAATCATCTGCTATAAAAACTGGAAATGGAGCCTTAAATACGTTAAAAATCAGAAAAGAGAGCGATCAATACAAGTTTTATATCAACAATACTTTTGTAGCTCAAACAGATTTTGAGTCCTTTTTTGGTCATCGATTAGGATTTGTTGTGTTTAACAAACAAAAAATTGGTGTCGATAATATTACTATTAAGTACCTAAAAAAATCAAAAAACACAATTGTTACTTCTAACACCTTAAAAGTTCCATTAAATGAGAGTTTTACAAGCAATACTAATGGATGGAATTTGTCTGATGATACAAACATAAAAACCAGAATTAGCAATGGGAAACTTTATATAAAAAGTAACAACGAAAAAGGAGGTGTTTTTATTAGTAAAAAAGTGGGAATTGACACTAGTAGAGATTTTATTATAGAAACCTCATTAACAAGACTTACAAGCTCTTCTACTGGATCTATTGCTTTTGCCTTTGGTCGTCAAAATAACACCAACGAATTTGATTTGTTTTTATCAAAAGAGGGAAGTTATTTATTTAGAAAATTAGAAAATGATGTTTCTAACAAGCTAATTCCTTGGACAGAAAGTGCTGCTTTAAATAAAGAAACGTATCAACCAAATAAAATAAAAATTGTAAAAACCAATAATTTATTGAGGATTTACATCAACGATCAATATGTAAACGAAGCTCCGTATTCTAAGTTTTTTGGAGATTATATTGGGTTTAGCGTTTACAATAAGCAAGAGATTTCTGTAAATTATTTAAATGTAACCTACCCATCATCAAGCTTTAATACTCCGCCAGAAGTTGTAATTACAGAGCCTGTTGTAGAACGTGGATTTAAAATTGTAAAAACAAAAAAGATTTTAGTGCGTGGTAAAGCAACAGATAAAGATGGTATTTACGAAGTTACAATTAATGGTGTAGACGCAACGGTTAAAGAAGACGGAACTTTTACTGCAAATGTTCCTTTAAAATTTGGCACAAATGATTTAATTGTAAAAGCGACAGATTTAAAACAAGCATCATCAACCAAAACATTTACGATTAAAAGAAAATCTCCAGATGTTGTTGATGTTAAAGATGATGTAATTGTTGTAAATAATAACAATATAAATAATGGTTTTGGCGAATATTACGCATTGTTAATTGGTGTAAGTGATTATGGTGACGGAGCAATTACAGATTTGGGTGGATTGCCAACAAAAGATGCACAAGACTTAGGAAATGTATTGATAAACAAATACAGCTTTAAAAAAGAAAATGTTGTTATTTTAAATAACAGCCCAAAGGCAAATGACATTATTAAAGAATTTAGCAAGCTGAAAAAGAAAGTTACCGATAGAGATAATCTATTAGTTTTCTATGCTGGACACGGAATTTATGATGAAATAAGTGGACTTGGTGCTTGGTTACCTTCGGATGCAGATATGGAATATGAACTAAATTTAATTAGCAACTCGCAAGTGGTAGATTTCTTAAAATCGATTAGATCTAAACACACTTTATTAATTTCTGATGCCTGTTTTAGTGGTAGTATTTTTAGACAAGTACGGTCGTTCGAAAAATCTCCCAAATCTATTCAAAAGAAATTCGAATTAACAAGTAGAAAAGCAATTACAAGTGGAACTTTAAAAACAGTTCCAAATAAAAGCATGTTCCTAAAATATTTGCTAAAAAGGTTAGAAACAAATCCTAGCAACTATTTATCTGCACGTCAACTTTTTGACAGAATAGAAGAACCTGTAATGAATAACAGTCCAAACACACCACAATACGGAACTATCTATGGTATTGGTGACGAAGGAGGAGATTTTATTTTTGTTAAAAAAGAATAA
- the miaA gene encoding tRNA (adenosine(37)-N6)-dimethylallyltransferase MiaA produces MPSQKNNYLITIVGPTAIGKTALSIQLANHFNTEIISCDSRQFYKEMTIGTAVPSKEELNAAKHHFIQDRSIFDAYNVGEFERDALQKISELFLTNNIVIMVGGSGLYVDAVINGLDYFPVIDPAIREQLNDDLKENGIESLQQQLRELDVETYQTITIDNPHRIIRALEICIGTGKTYSSFKNKPKTPRNFTSIKIGLNAEREIIYDRINQRVNIMIANGLLDEAKNLYPNRNLNSLQTVGYRELFSFLDGAISKEFAVEEIKKNTRRFAKRQLTWFKKDENIAWYPFKSETASIIKYIEEKL; encoded by the coding sequence ATGCCTTCTCAAAAAAACAACTATTTAATTACAATCGTTGGTCCAACTGCAATTGGAAAAACTGCTTTAAGCATTCAATTGGCAAACCATTTTAATACAGAAATTATTTCTTGCGATTCTCGTCAGTTTTATAAAGAAATGACCATTGGAACTGCGGTTCCATCAAAAGAAGAATTAAATGCTGCAAAACATCACTTTATACAAGATAGAAGTATTTTTGATGCTTATAATGTGGGGGAGTTTGAACGAGATGCATTGCAAAAAATTTCAGAATTATTTTTAACAAATAATATTGTAATCATGGTTGGTGGAAGTGGTTTGTATGTTGATGCTGTAATCAATGGATTGGATTATTTTCCGGTTATAGATCCTGCAATTAGAGAACAATTGAACGATGATTTAAAAGAAAACGGCATCGAAAGTTTACAACAACAATTGCGAGAATTAGATGTTGAAACATATCAAACAATTACAATCGATAATCCACACAGAATTATTAGAGCCTTAGAAATTTGTATCGGCACAGGAAAAACGTATTCGAGTTTTAAAAACAAGCCAAAAACTCCTAGAAATTTTACATCTATAAAAATTGGATTGAATGCTGAAAGAGAAATTATTTATGATAGAATTAACCAGCGTGTAAATATTATGATTGCTAACGGATTGCTTGATGAAGCAAAAAATTTATATCCAAATAGAAACTTAAATTCTTTACAAACCGTTGGATACAGAGAATTATTCTCTTTTTTAGACGGAGCTATTTCTAAAGAATTTGCTGTTGAAGAAATCAAAAAAAATACTCGAAGATTTGCGAAAAGACAACTAACTTGGTTTAAAAAGGATGAAAATATTGCTTGGTATCCTTTTAAATCTGAGACTGCATCCATTATAAAATACATAGAAGAAAAACTCTAA